Below is a window of Escherichia coli DSM 30083 = JCM 1649 = ATCC 11775 DNA.
CGATGGTGTTCCAGAACTACGCGCTCTATCCGCATATGAGCGTAGAGGAGAACATGGCGTGGGGGCTGAAAATTCGCGGCATGGGCAAGCAACAAATTGCCGAACGTGTTAAAGAAGCGGCGCGCATTCTGGAGCTGGACGGCCTGCTTAAGCGCCGCCCGCGTGAGCTATCTGGCGGTCAGCGTCAGCGTGTGGCGATGGGGCGTGCGATTGTGCGTGAGCCGGCAGTGTTCCTGTTTGATGAGCCGCTCTCTAACCTCGATGCCAAGTTGCGTGTGCAGATGCGTCTTGAACTGCAACAGCTGCACCGTCGCCTGAAAACGACTTCACTCTACGTTACCCACGATCAGGTTGAGGCGATGACGCTCGCCCAGCGAGTAATGGTGATGAACGGCGGCGTCGCCGAACAGATTGGCACGCCAGTTGAAGTGTACGAAAAGCCCGCCAGCCTGTTTGTGGCGAGTTTTATCGGCAGCCCGGCGATGAACCTACTGGCTGGCCGCGTGAATAACGAAGGTACGCATTTCGAACTGGATGGTGGTATTACGCTGCCGCTAAACGGTGGCTACCGTCAGTATGCCGGGCGTAAAATGACCCTCGGCATTCGCCCGGAACATATAGCGCTAAGCTCGCAGGCAGAAGGTGGTGTGCC
It encodes the following:
- the ugpC gene encoding sn-glycerol 3-phosphate ABC transporter ATP binding protein UgpC, whose translation is MAGLKLQAVTKSWDGKTQVIKPLTLDVADGEFIVMVGPSGCGKSTLLRMVAGLERVTTGDIWIDRKRVTEMEPKDRGIAMVFQNYALYPHMSVEENMAWGLKIRGMGKQQIAERVKEAARILELDGLLKRRPRELSGGQRQRVAMGRAIVREPAVFLFDEPLSNLDAKLRVQMRLELQQLHRRLKTTSLYVTHDQVEAMTLAQRVMVMNGGVAEQIGTPVEVYEKPASLFVASFIGSPAMNLLAGRVNNEGTHFELDGGITLPLNGGYRQYAGRKMTLGIRPEHIALSSQAEGGVPLVMDTLEILGADNLAHGRWGEQKLVVRLAHQERPTAGSTLWLHLPENQLHLFDGETGQRV